The Hevea brasiliensis isolate MT/VB/25A 57/8 chromosome 1, ASM3005281v1, whole genome shotgun sequence genome has a window encoding:
- the LOC131183118 gene encoding rust resistance kinase Lr10-like has translation MYDNIEEFLQSHNNLLPIRYSYFAIKKMTRGFKDKLGEGGYGLVYKGKLRSGQLVAIKILGKSKANGQEFINEVATIGRIYHVNVVRLIGFCAERSKRALIYEFMPNGSLDKYVFLRGGSSPIKIKNMYEISLGVARGIEYLHRGCNMQIVHFDIKPHNILLDERFIPKISDFGLAKLCPPHNDVVSLTAARGTFGYMAPELINKNLGGASHKADVYSFGILLMEMVGRRKTLHASTEHLSQIYFPLWAYDKLSKGKDVELGDVSDEEKKIAKKMVLIALWCTQLEPVHRPSMHEVIKMLEGEFETLEMPPKPLLSVQNKQKEDIEIDINPIRSTNTPTGNCMDSASLIANAY, from the coding sequence ATGTATGATAACATTGAGGAATTTCTTCAAAGTCACAATAATCTCTTGCCAATTAGATACTCTTATTTTGCTATTAAAAAGATGACAAGAGGTTTTAAAGACAAATTGGGTGAAGGAGGTTATGGCCTTGTATATAAAGGAAAGCTTCGTAGCGGTCAATTGGTGGCAATAAAGATATTGGGTAAGTCTAAAGCTAATGGACAAGAGTTTATCAATGAAGTAGCTACTATTGGAAGAATTTACCATGTTAATGTGGTGCGCCTTATTGGATTTTGTGCTGAGAGATCGAAACGTGCTCTTATATACGAATTCATGCCTAATGGTTCCCTTGATAAATATGTATTTTTACGAGGGGGTAGCTCCCCAATAAAGATTAAAAACATGTATGAAATTTCCCTTGGAGTGGCTCGAGGCATTGAATATCTTCATCGAGGTTGTAACATGCAAATTGTGCATTTTGATATCAAGCCGCACAATATTCTTCTTGATGAAAGATTCATtccaaaaatttcagattttggacTTGCAAAGTTATGTCCACCACATAATGATGTTGTTTCTCTCACAGCAGCAAGAGGAACTTTTGGTTACATGGCTCCAGAGTTAATTAATAAAAATCTTGGAGGTGCATCTCATAAAGCAGATGTATATagttttgggatcttattgatggAAATGGTTGGAAGAAGAAAGACCTTACATGCATCTACTGAGCATCTAAGCCAAATTTACTTTCCTTTATGGGCTTATGACAAACTCAGTAAAGGAAAGGATGTAGAATTGGGAGATGTATCAGATGaggaaaagaaaatagcaaagaaGATGGTTCTAATAGCACTATGGTGTACTCAATTGGAACCTGTTCATCGTCCTTCAATGCATGAAGTTATAAAAATGCTCGAAGGAGAGTTTGAAACCCTAGAAATGCCTCCAAAGCCTTTACTTTCAGTGCAAAACAAGCAAAAAGAGGATATTGAAATCGACATAAATCCAATAAGGTCAACAAATACACCAACAGGTAATTGTATGGATTCTGCTAGTCTCATTGCAAATGCATATTAA